The following are from one region of the Actinopolyspora halophila DSM 43834 genome:
- the acs gene encoding acetate--CoA ligase: protein MSQPEGQSNTLDNLLEENRTFPPTADFAANANATAELYGKAAEDRLGFWAEQARRLQWDTEWDQVLDWSNPPFAEWFVGGRLNVAHNCVDRHVEAGNGDRVAIFWEGEPGDSRRITYSDLQREVSKTANALSELGVGSGDRVAIYLPMLPEAVFSMLACARLGALHSVVFGGFSSEALRSRINDAEATVVITCDGQFRRGQAMPLKANVDEAVTGTPSVEHVLVVQRTEAEVEWNSDRDKWWHDVVDRQSEQHTAESFDSEHPLYILYTSGTTGKPKGILHTSGGYLTQAAYTHNAVFDLKPESDVYWCTADIGWVTGHTYIVYGPLANGASQVIYEGTPNTPHEGRHWEIVQKYGVTLYYTAPTTIRTFMKWGAEIPAQYDLSTLRVLGTVGEPINPEAWMWYRDQIGGGTAPIVDTWWQTETGAIMISPLPGVTAAKPGSAQQPVPGVSATVVDENGTQVGNGEGGLLVLDKPWPAMLRGIWGDQQRFVDTYWARFAEQGYYFAGDGAKYDHDGDIWLLGRVDDVMNVSGHRISTTEVESALVSHPTVAEAAVVGASDATTGQGIVAFVITRGDHAGDTTISTLRDHVAQAIGPIAKPRQIMVVSELPKTRSGKIMRRLLRDVAENREVGDVSTLADSSVMDQITAGMQSGSDDG from the coding sequence ATGAGTCAGCCCGAGGGGCAGAGCAACACGTTGGACAATTTGCTCGAGGAGAACAGAACGTTCCCTCCCACTGCGGATTTCGCGGCGAACGCGAACGCGACAGCTGAGCTGTACGGAAAAGCCGCCGAGGACCGTCTGGGATTCTGGGCCGAGCAGGCGCGGCGCTTACAGTGGGACACCGAGTGGGATCAGGTTCTGGACTGGTCGAATCCTCCCTTCGCCGAGTGGTTCGTCGGAGGCCGGCTGAACGTCGCGCACAACTGCGTCGACCGGCACGTCGAAGCGGGCAACGGCGATCGGGTCGCCATCTTCTGGGAGGGCGAGCCCGGTGACTCCCGGAGGATCACCTACTCCGACTTGCAGCGCGAGGTGTCCAAGACCGCCAACGCGTTGAGCGAGCTCGGAGTCGGATCGGGCGACCGGGTGGCGATCTACCTGCCGATGCTGCCCGAGGCCGTGTTCTCGATGCTGGCCTGCGCTCGACTGGGCGCACTGCACAGCGTGGTCTTCGGTGGTTTCTCCTCCGAGGCGCTGCGCAGCAGGATCAACGACGCCGAGGCCACGGTGGTGATCACCTGCGACGGCCAGTTCCGGCGCGGTCAGGCCATGCCGCTCAAGGCCAATGTGGACGAGGCGGTCACGGGCACGCCGAGCGTCGAGCACGTGCTGGTGGTGCAGCGCACCGAGGCCGAGGTCGAGTGGAACTCGGACAGGGACAAGTGGTGGCACGACGTCGTCGACCGCCAGTCCGAGCAGCACACGGCCGAGTCCTTCGACTCCGAGCACCCGCTGTACATCCTCTACACCTCGGGCACCACGGGTAAGCCCAAGGGCATCCTGCACACCTCGGGCGGTTACCTCACCCAGGCCGCCTACACCCACAACGCGGTGTTCGACCTCAAACCGGAGTCGGACGTCTACTGGTGCACGGCCGACATCGGCTGGGTGACCGGCCACACCTACATCGTCTACGGTCCCCTGGCCAACGGGGCGAGCCAGGTCATCTACGAGGGCACCCCGAACACTCCCCACGAGGGCAGGCACTGGGAGATCGTGCAGAAGTACGGGGTGACGCTGTACTACACGGCCCCGACCACGATCCGCACCTTCATGAAGTGGGGAGCCGAGATCCCGGCTCAGTACGACCTGTCCACCCTGCGGGTGCTCGGTACGGTGGGTGAACCCATCAACCCGGAGGCGTGGATGTGGTACCGCGATCAGATCGGCGGCGGTACCGCTCCCATCGTCGACACCTGGTGGCAGACCGAGACCGGCGCCATCATGATCTCTCCGCTCCCCGGGGTGACGGCGGCCAAGCCCGGTTCGGCGCAGCAGCCGGTGCCCGGCGTGTCCGCGACCGTGGTCGACGAGAACGGGACCCAGGTCGGCAACGGTGAGGGCGGGTTGCTCGTGCTGGACAAGCCCTGGCCGGCCATGTTGCGCGGCATCTGGGGCGACCAGCAGCGCTTCGTGGACACCTACTGGGCCCGCTTCGCGGAGCAGGGGTACTACTTCGCCGGGGACGGAGCCAAGTACGACCACGACGGCGACATCTGGTTGCTGGGCCGGGTGGACGACGTCATGAACGTCTCCGGCCACCGCATCTCCACCACCGAGGTCGAATCGGCGCTGGTCTCGCACCCGACCGTGGCCGAGGCGGCCGTGGTCGGAGCTTCCGACGCGACCACCGGGCAGGGCATCGTCGCCTTCGTGATCACCCGTGGGGACCACGCCGGGGACACGACGATCAGCACCCTGCGCGATCACGTCGCCCAGGCGATCGGGCCCATCGCCAAGCCGCGCCAGATCATGGTCGTCTCCGAGCTCCCCAAGACGCGCAGCGGCAAGATCATGCGCAGGCTGCTGCGGGACGTCGCGGAGAACCGCGAGGTCGGCGATGTGTCCACACTCGCCGATTCCAGCGTCATGGACCAGATCACAGCGGGCATGCAGTCCGGAAGTGATGACGGCTGA
- the nhaA gene encoding Na+/H+ antiporter NhaA — protein sequence MAKSQRNRSKRSAAPEEARGFDFGSYLRNETVGGMLMLAATVVALIAANSPASGFYEAVREFTVGPHALHLDLTVGEWAKDGLLAIFFFVAGLELKRELILGDLSDRKTATLPVLAALGGMIVPAVVAAAIGFGAPGAAQAWAIPVATDIAFALGVLSLTSSAMPTTARVFLLSLAVVDDLGAIVVIAVLFTSGLNLLALLIAVVLCVGYWYAQRKRIRTSWLYVPLAVATWVAVHSSGVHATIAGVALGLLTRVRTDPYERASPSMRLEHRLQPWSAALVVPIFALFAAGVPVGADALGAVFHDRIAIAVMVGLVFGKMLGIFGTSFVAVKLGFGTPPKGVAWRDLFALAMLGGVGFTVSLLIADLSLSGAAADRAKAAVLIASAVASLVATVMLILRRKHDGAQAQVRTQGGQV from the coding sequence GTGGCGAAATCGCAGCGCAACCGATCAAAACGGTCCGCCGCCCCGGAGGAGGCCCGGGGTTTTGACTTCGGTTCCTACCTGCGAAACGAAACCGTCGGCGGCATGCTCATGCTCGCCGCCACCGTTGTCGCGTTGATCGCGGCCAACTCGCCGGCCTCCGGCTTCTACGAAGCCGTCCGCGAGTTCACCGTCGGACCGCACGCACTGCACCTCGACCTGACGGTCGGGGAGTGGGCCAAGGACGGCCTGCTGGCGATCTTCTTCTTCGTCGCGGGCCTGGAACTCAAGCGGGAGCTGATCCTCGGGGACCTCTCCGACCGCAAGACGGCGACGCTTCCGGTGCTGGCCGCGCTCGGCGGCATGATCGTGCCTGCCGTGGTGGCCGCCGCCATCGGATTCGGAGCGCCGGGGGCGGCGCAGGCCTGGGCCATTCCGGTGGCCACCGACATCGCCTTCGCCCTGGGCGTGCTCTCGCTGACCTCCTCGGCCATGCCGACCACAGCGCGGGTGTTCCTGCTCAGTCTGGCCGTGGTCGACGACCTCGGGGCGATCGTCGTCATCGCGGTGCTGTTCACCTCGGGGCTGAACCTGCTCGCCCTGCTCATCGCCGTGGTGCTGTGCGTGGGCTACTGGTACGCCCAGCGCAAGCGCATCCGGACGTCGTGGCTGTACGTTCCGCTGGCGGTGGCCACCTGGGTGGCGGTGCACAGCAGCGGTGTCCACGCCACCATCGCCGGAGTCGCGCTCGGCCTGCTGACCAGGGTGCGGACCGACCCGTACGAGCGGGCCTCGCCCTCCATGCGGCTGGAACACCGGCTCCAGCCGTGGTCGGCCGCCCTGGTGGTGCCGATCTTCGCCCTGTTCGCGGCCGGGGTGCCGGTGGGAGCCGACGCCCTGGGCGCCGTCTTCCACGACCGGATCGCCATCGCGGTCATGGTGGGACTGGTGTTCGGCAAGATGCTGGGCATCTTCGGTACGTCCTTCGTGGCGGTCAAGCTCGGCTTCGGAACACCACCCAAGGGCGTGGCGTGGCGTGACCTGTTCGCGCTGGCGATGCTCGGCGGAGTCGGTTTCACGGTCAGCCTGCTGATCGCGGACCTCTCGTTGAGCGGCGCCGCCGCGGACCGTGCCAAGGCTGCCGTGCTGATAGCCTCCGCGGTCGCTTCCCTGGTCGCCACGGTGATGTTGATACTGCGCAGGAAGCACGACGGTGCCCAGGCGCAGGTCCGGACGCAGGGCGGGCAGGTTTGA
- a CDS encoding endonuclease/exonuclease/phosphatase family protein, producing MRAPHIACTPNNSGGTYGLPLWGSRFGLMRAGLSGLGAVGGQARNRPAHPWAQLSALRPRLSVLILLFGVLVLAGDFNSTLNQGPMRELTSEGCTDVGRAAGTGASSTWPSFPPDFLGITIAHVLVAGDEVRVADYRTVGISGTDHSGLITEVCLRRLNCSARRGARPSTRDRARH from the coding sequence GTGCGGGCACCGCACATCGCCTGCACGCCGAACAACTCCGGGGGCACCTACGGCCTGCCGTTGTGGGGTTCCCGGTTCGGGCTGATGCGTGCCGGCCTGTCCGGCCTCGGCGCTGTGGGCGGGCAGGCTCGGAATCGACCTGCTCACCCCTGGGCACAGCTCTCGGCGCTGCGCCCGCGGCTGAGTGTGCTGATCCTGCTGTTCGGTGTGCTCGTGCTTGCCGGGGACTTCAACTCCACGCTGAACCAGGGGCCGATGCGGGAACTGACCTCCGAGGGATGCACGGACGTCGGTCGCGCGGCGGGCACCGGAGCGAGCTCGACCTGGCCGTCGTTCCCGCCGGATTTCCTCGGGATCACCATCGCCCACGTCCTCGTCGCCGGTGACGAGGTCCGTGTCGCCGACTACCGGACGGTCGGGATCAGCGGCACCGACCACAGCGGGCTGATCACCGAGGTCTGCCTTCGGCGGCTGAACTGCTCCGCGAGGCGCGGGGCGAGGCCGTCAACCCGCGATCGGGCGCGTCACTGA
- a CDS encoding phage holin family protein, which produces MTIVNSAQNKRHEDSDATTVSTATSIPLSEEDTGAGGEQSIGTLARDVATHLSALVRGELELAKAEVAGEVRKALKGSVFFILALTVLAFSSFFLFFTLAEGLAAVGLWRWAAFGIVFLLMLVVAIVLALLGYLRVRKVRAPRRTIDTLKDTAQLRHRNSDGTQQQDS; this is translated from the coding sequence ATGACGATCGTGAACAGTGCCCAGAACAAACGACACGAAGACTCCGACGCCACCACGGTCTCGACGGCCACGTCGATCCCCCTGTCCGAAGAGGACACCGGGGCCGGGGGAGAGCAGTCGATCGGAACTCTCGCGCGGGACGTCGCGACCCACCTCTCGGCGCTGGTACGCGGGGAACTCGAACTGGCCAAGGCCGAAGTGGCCGGTGAGGTGCGCAAGGCGCTCAAGGGCAGTGTCTTCTTCATCCTCGCGTTGACCGTGCTCGCCTTCAGCAGCTTCTTCCTGTTCTTCACCCTCGCCGAGGGACTGGCGGCTGTCGGACTGTGGCGGTGGGCGGCCTTCGGGATCGTGTTCCTGCTGATGCTGGTGGTCGCGATCGTGCTGGCTCTGCTCGGCTACCTGCGTGTGCGCAAGGTGCGGGCTCCACGGCGGACGATCGACACCCTGAAGGACACCGCTCAGCTGCGGCACCGGAACTCGGACGGTACGCAGCAGCAGGACTCGTGA
- a CDS encoding MarP family serine protease — protein MNWVDLLVVLLALLAAVSGAHNGLVTASLSFVGVIAGAIIGVRSAPLLLERLDSPAARIGFGVGIVVLLVALGETLGMWAGRQLRDRITGHRRLIGVDNALGALLQGTAVLVVAWLVALPFTAASALPSLASAVSDSRVLRTVDSMMPESARSLPSDLRSMLGISGFPETLEPFSRTPVASIDPPDPALAHNEVVRQVRPSIVKVRGRAPDCGRALEGTGFVVSPNRVVTNAHVVAGTDSVFVEIGRGQFAAKVVSFDPEEDVAVLSVPSLEAESLDLNSEQAASGADVIVLGYPLDGPYTASAGRVRERIDLRGPDIYGDSTVVRDVYTVRAQVQSGNSGGPLVNGRGEVVGLVFGAAVDDRNTGFALTAEEISDEVASASSLTAEVPTGPCTE, from the coding sequence GTGAACTGGGTCGACTTACTGGTGGTGCTGCTGGCGCTGCTGGCAGCGGTCTCGGGCGCGCACAACGGACTGGTCACCGCCTCGCTCTCCTTCGTCGGAGTGATCGCGGGAGCGATCATCGGTGTGCGCTCGGCTCCACTGCTGCTGGAACGACTGGACAGTCCGGCCGCCAGAATCGGTTTCGGCGTGGGGATCGTCGTGCTGCTCGTCGCCCTGGGCGAGACTCTCGGCATGTGGGCCGGGAGACAGCTCCGGGACCGCATAACCGGACACCGCAGGCTCATCGGCGTCGACAACGCGCTGGGAGCGTTGCTGCAGGGGACCGCCGTGCTCGTCGTCGCGTGGCTGGTGGCGCTCCCGTTCACCGCGGCCTCGGCACTGCCGAGCCTGGCCTCGGCCGTAAGCGACTCCAGGGTGCTGCGCACCGTCGATTCGATGATGCCCGAATCGGCGCGGTCCCTTCCCTCCGACCTGCGGAGCATGCTGGGGATCAGCGGGTTTCCCGAGACCCTGGAGCCGTTCTCGCGCACCCCGGTCGCCAGCATCGACCCTCCGGACCCCGCGTTGGCGCACAACGAGGTCGTCCGCCAGGTCCGTCCCAGCATCGTCAAGGTGCGCGGCCGTGCGCCCGACTGCGGACGCGCGTTGGAGGGAACCGGCTTCGTCGTCTCCCCGAACAGGGTGGTGACCAACGCGCACGTGGTGGCCGGAACCGACAGCGTCTTCGTCGAGATCGGACGCGGACAGTTCGCGGCCAAAGTGGTCTCGTTCGATCCGGAGGAGGACGTCGCGGTCCTCTCCGTTCCCTCGTTGGAGGCCGAATCGCTCGACCTGAACTCCGAGCAGGCCGCTTCGGGGGCCGACGTGATCGTGCTCGGCTATCCGCTGGACGGGCCCTACACCGCCTCCGCGGGCAGGGTTCGGGAGCGGATCGACCTGCGCGGACCGGACATCTACGGCGACTCGACCGTGGTGCGCGACGTCTACACGGTGCGGGCCCAGGTGCAGAGCGGCAACTCCGGAGGCCCGCTGGTGAACGGTCGCGGCGAGGTCGTGGGGCTCGTTTTCGGCGCCGCCGTGGACGACCGCAACACCGGGTTCGCCCTCACCGCCGAGGAGATCTCCGACGAAGTCGCCTCCGCGTCCTCGCTGACCGCCGAGGTGCCCACCGGCCCGTGCACGGAGTGA
- a CDS encoding NUDIX hydrolase, which translates to MNEEHGPLVDPKRIPSWLRPLVERTAEVDTKELGWPHTPCGEDVRPAAVLILLGEGSERTGPDVLLLRRADGLNSHPGQVAFPGGAVDRGDEGPVDAALRESIEEVGVLPSGITPVATLPELHLAHSAFRVTPVLGHWHEPAPVQPVDPDETAAVARVPIATLADPANRFKVRLAGRTSPAFLVPGMLVWGFTGGLLSGLLDLAGWSREWNRGDVRELDEAWRAAVEAADPGCER; encoded by the coding sequence GTGAACGAGGAACACGGCCCGTTGGTGGATCCGAAGCGGATTCCCTCCTGGCTGCGGCCGCTGGTCGAGCGCACGGCCGAGGTCGACACGAAGGAGCTCGGCTGGCCCCACACCCCCTGCGGGGAGGACGTACGCCCGGCAGCGGTGCTGATCCTGCTCGGCGAGGGGTCCGAACGGACCGGTCCGGACGTGCTGCTGCTGCGCCGCGCGGACGGGTTGAACTCGCACCCGGGGCAGGTCGCCTTCCCCGGGGGAGCCGTGGACCGCGGCGACGAGGGGCCCGTCGACGCCGCTCTCCGCGAGTCGATCGAGGAGGTCGGCGTGCTGCCGTCGGGGATCACCCCGGTGGCGACGCTGCCCGAGCTTCACCTGGCCCACAGCGCGTTCCGGGTGACACCGGTGCTCGGCCACTGGCACGAGCCAGCTCCGGTGCAGCCGGTGGACCCGGACGAGACCGCCGCCGTGGCCAGAGTTCCCATCGCGACGCTGGCCGACCCGGCCAACCGGTTCAAGGTGCGCCTGGCCGGCAGAACCTCACCCGCCTTCCTGGTACCGGGAATGCTGGTCTGGGGGTTCACCGGTGGCCTGCTCTCCGGGCTGCTCGACCTCGCGGGCTGGTCCCGTGAGTGGAACCGTGGAGACGTACGGGAACTGGACGAGGCGTGGAGAGCCGCCGTGGAGGCGGCGGATCCCGGTTGCGAACGTTGA
- a CDS encoding TlpA family protein disulfide reductase, with protein MSSEQPDRRGFGHEIRWTLIVVLVAVLGAVALWPRGEDPSSGTEPPPEAAERSSPDVDTLRQRADLAGCAPASGVDTSAAAHDSPLSGVTGTCLGDGSPTDLARTLTGRTTLVNVWATWCPPCRKELPALQEYSEQPDSARVVGLQVQSDPKSGLELLNSLNVRLPVLHAKRERVAEALPAPRPLPASYLVTPEGRVERLPPEVFETPEQIRRAVDDELEAR; from the coding sequence ATGAGTTCCGAGCAGCCGGATCGGCGCGGGTTCGGCCACGAGATCCGCTGGACGCTGATCGTGGTGCTGGTGGCCGTGCTCGGCGCCGTGGCGCTGTGGCCGCGCGGCGAGGACCCCTCCTCCGGGACGGAGCCCCCGCCCGAAGCGGCCGAACGCTCCAGTCCCGATGTGGACACCCTGCGGCAGCGCGCCGACCTCGCGGGATGCGCTCCCGCCTCCGGCGTCGACACCTCCGCAGCAGCGCACGACTCCCCGCTCAGCGGGGTCACGGGGACCTGCCTGGGCGACGGTTCCCCCACCGACCTCGCCAGGACGCTGACGGGACGGACCACCCTGGTCAACGTGTGGGCCACCTGGTGCCCGCCCTGCCGCAAGGAACTGCCCGCCCTGCAGGAGTACTCCGAACAGCCCGATTCGGCGCGCGTGGTCGGCCTGCAGGTCCAGAGCGACCCGAAATCGGGACTCGAACTGCTGAACAGCCTGAACGTGCGGCTGCCGGTGCTGCACGCGAAGCGGGAGCGCGTCGCCGAGGCACTGCCCGCTCCCAGGCCGCTGCCCGCGAGCTACCTCGTCACCCCCGAGGGCCGGGTCGAACGGTTGCCTCCCGAGGTGTTCGAGACTCCCGAACAGATCCGCCGGGCGGTGGACGACGAGCTGGAGGCGCGGTGA